The following proteins come from a genomic window of Gimesia chilikensis:
- a CDS encoding DUF3883 domain-containing protein, translating to MPKESKPRQKWSEKEVQLIINDYFAMLLAEIQNWSYDKTEHRNLLIPQLSDRSKGSVEFKHQNISAILVEQGLPYIDGYKPRGNYQKLLVEGVEEYLNNNPHLMKLFDTSPVLNPTQSKKIDSSNINRIIEAPPEKIISPKPSVKPWLSRKGKRINFAERDAVNRKLGSLGEKFVFELEQHRLKLAGRDDLAQKVIWASKEYGDGLGFDILSFDEQTESERMLEVKSTGLGKYFPFFLTQNELLCSEDIPEQFQLYRVFDFGRSPRIFILNGSLRSLCNLDPVLYRATL from the coding sequence ATGCCGAAAGAATCTAAACCAAGGCAAAAATGGTCTGAAAAAGAAGTCCAGCTCATCATCAATGATTATTTTGCGATGCTCCTAGCAGAGATACAGAATTGGTCATATGACAAAACTGAGCATAGAAACCTGCTGATTCCCCAGCTATCAGATCGTTCGAAAGGCTCAGTTGAATTCAAACACCAAAACATCAGTGCCATATTGGTCGAGCAGGGATTGCCATACATCGATGGTTATAAACCACGGGGTAACTATCAGAAGCTTCTAGTAGAGGGCGTCGAGGAATATTTAAACAATAACCCACACTTGATGAAGCTTTTCGATACTTCACCTGTCCTGAATCCAACACAGTCAAAGAAAATAGATTCTTCGAATATCAACAGAATTATCGAAGCCCCACCTGAGAAAATCATTTCACCAAAACCATCGGTTAAGCCGTGGCTTTCCCGGAAGGGTAAGAGAATCAATTTTGCTGAACGTGATGCAGTGAATCGTAAGCTTGGCAGTCTTGGCGAGAAGTTCGTTTTCGAATTGGAACAACATCGACTGAAACTGGCTGGTAGGGACGATCTGGCTCAGAAAGTTATATGGGCATCCAAAGAATATGGCGATGGACTGGGTTTTGATATTCTGTCATTTGATGAACAGACAGAATCAGAACGAATGTTGGAAGTGAAATCAACTGGTCTTGGGAAATACTTTCCATTCTTTTTAACTCAGAACGAACTGCTCTGTTCGGAAGACATTCCAGAGCAATTTCAGCTTTACAGGGTGTTTGATTTTGGAAGATCACCACGGATTTTCATTCTGAATGGATCACTCAGAAGTCTTTGCAATCTTGATCCTGTTTTGTATCGAGCCACCTTATAA
- a CDS encoding Shedu immune nuclease family protein → MAKKKNTVRNVVEKRREDGTLLYWLDRDKKIGEYNINTDSSQYKHLKKVELDGFSTFPKALYPTGFGFKVSGGQLVEPLHSKYGNKLLVVLSATQISSVKKTNNRVTVTINANKLQQINREVSDVKRTRRNEITTLVQDFLIDQFPKEFTGTASDTFKYRPNKIAEMLADQDVVENLSDLDRFAIQAAFPDLVEEMEFSLRSAKKVKIVTDGINTSKKVYLDKIIIEFEKKLKGSSSENVWQKFLHDHILTLLNTYAHVIEKQSVELDGKYPDFMLIDAYGYLDVYEIKKPQTKLLSYDNGRKNYYWHAEISRATTQTEKYMSSIQRHRYELESKLRKESVEAQIVRPRGFIIAGKRSNLNTEEMREDFRVLNDSLKNIDVICFDDLLDNLKALRDRLDS, encoded by the coding sequence ATGGCGAAGAAAAAGAATACAGTACGCAACGTTGTTGAAAAAAGACGTGAAGACGGGACACTCCTCTATTGGCTTGACCGAGATAAAAAGATCGGCGAGTACAACATTAACACCGATTCATCTCAGTACAAGCATCTAAAGAAGGTGGAGCTCGATGGGTTCTCAACTTTCCCAAAAGCACTTTATCCGACAGGCTTTGGTTTTAAGGTTTCCGGTGGGCAATTGGTTGAGCCTCTGCATTCAAAGTATGGAAACAAACTCTTAGTTGTACTGTCGGCAACTCAGATATCTTCAGTGAAGAAAACAAATAACCGCGTTACTGTAACGATCAACGCAAATAAATTGCAGCAAATTAATCGCGAAGTTTCGGATGTAAAGCGAACTCGAAGGAATGAGATCACAACGTTGGTGCAAGATTTCCTGATCGACCAGTTTCCAAAGGAATTCACCGGAACCGCTTCTGATACGTTCAAATATCGTCCTAACAAGATAGCCGAAATGCTCGCTGATCAAGACGTTGTTGAAAACCTATCGGACTTAGACCGATTTGCAATACAGGCGGCTTTTCCTGACCTAGTAGAAGAAATGGAGTTCAGCCTGCGATCCGCAAAGAAAGTGAAGATCGTCACCGATGGAATCAACACCAGCAAGAAAGTCTATCTGGACAAAATCATTATTGAGTTTGAAAAAAAACTCAAAGGTTCCAGTTCGGAGAATGTTTGGCAGAAGTTTTTACACGACCACATTCTAACGCTTCTAAATACATACGCACACGTAATTGAAAAGCAAAGCGTCGAGTTAGATGGGAAGTACCCTGATTTTATGTTGATTGACGCCTACGGCTATCTTGACGTGTACGAGATCAAGAAGCCACAGACCAAGTTACTGAGTTATGATAACGGTCGGAAGAATTATTACTGGCACGCTGAAATCTCTCGTGCGACGACTCAAACTGAAAAATATATGTCGAGCATCCAGAGGCATCGTTACGAACTTGAAAGTAAGCTTCGAAAAGAGAGTGTAGAAGCACAGATCGTTCGACCACGCGGATTCATTATTGCTGGGAAACGATCCAACCTTAACACAGAAGAGATGCGGGAAGACTTCCGTGTATTGAATGACAGCCTGAAAAACATCGACGTGATTTGTTTTGATGATCTTCTTGACAACTTGAAGGCACTTCGTGATCGACTCGACTCTTAG
- a CDS encoding DUF6119 family protein, whose amino-acid sequence MAKKKKKIQPLRMYLLKSSVTKFKDALRTGVSVNEYSLKTSPGISGKFYLRPSVRSTPDWAEFIQSGVTDKLPKIQSIANAGVLFLKIDNRIVALVFGTGRYLLKDSAYETDFGLRSTLNAVDPKTLDQIDVNWFGEMVVQKRIQVSHKSSLAAFEIDVNRERFKSLTGKAKRSSLGGRINGSEGGFGVHTRIDFKELANQCRECIKVYRSKDYKKAFPRYDDFSVVTDATKQSELDDKLLSRLQKGNINGLHMSPPDIISFDNFSGYSFSAKGDVHDEMLLEDYLSSGKDFENLKLENLKSHRVFLRRVNDAEPLDKWSAYRCLICEIKEGTTVYVLWDGKWYKIAKEFADKVRDDIEVIPDANTSIPATTTFKLEADFLKDCANNHVDLALMDRKNVWCDNAGSEMEVCDLFSESRQFIHVKRRAHGSSGLSHLFAQGRNSAEAFLKDESFRAGAKEKLKTIATKFGKKIPPKRPSPEKFEVVYVVMGKKRGKFINELPFFSQLTLHLAAKDLRIMGFKVSFQFVEAPE is encoded by the coding sequence ATGGCAAAAAAGAAAAAGAAGATACAGCCTTTACGAATGTATTTGCTTAAATCTTCCGTGACTAAGTTTAAGGATGCTCTTCGGACTGGCGTGAGCGTAAATGAGTATTCCCTAAAAACTTCACCGGGGATTAGTGGCAAGTTCTACCTTCGCCCATCAGTACGCAGCACACCAGATTGGGCAGAGTTCATTCAATCTGGAGTCACAGATAAGTTGCCAAAAATTCAGTCTATAGCAAACGCTGGTGTCCTGTTCCTGAAAATTGATAATCGCATTGTGGCATTGGTTTTCGGCACTGGACGTTATCTCCTGAAGGACAGTGCGTATGAGACAGACTTTGGGCTTCGCTCGACTCTTAATGCGGTTGACCCCAAGACTCTGGACCAGATCGATGTAAATTGGTTTGGTGAGATGGTTGTACAGAAGAGAATTCAAGTAAGTCATAAGTCGAGCCTTGCCGCGTTTGAGATCGACGTAAATCGCGAACGCTTCAAGTCGCTCACTGGCAAAGCGAAAAGAAGCAGCCTCGGCGGACGAATCAATGGATCCGAAGGTGGATTTGGAGTTCATACTCGCATCGACTTCAAGGAGTTGGCCAATCAATGTCGGGAATGCATCAAAGTATATCGGTCAAAAGATTATAAAAAGGCGTTTCCCCGATACGACGATTTCAGTGTTGTGACAGACGCGACTAAACAGTCGGAATTGGACGATAAACTTTTATCAAGACTTCAGAAAGGAAACATTAATGGTCTCCATATGTCTCCACCGGATATCATCTCGTTCGACAACTTTTCAGGCTACTCGTTCAGTGCAAAAGGAGATGTACACGACGAAATGCTACTGGAAGATTATCTTTCCTCGGGAAAAGACTTCGAAAATCTAAAGCTTGAGAACCTTAAATCGCACCGTGTATTTCTTCGTCGTGTAAATGATGCAGAACCTCTGGATAAATGGTCGGCTTATCGCTGTTTGATTTGCGAGATCAAGGAGGGGACTACGGTGTACGTTTTGTGGGACGGGAAGTGGTACAAAATCGCAAAGGAGTTTGCTGATAAGGTTCGTGATGACATTGAAGTAATACCGGATGCAAATACCTCTATACCAGCAACGACCACATTCAAGCTTGAGGCAGACTTTCTCAAAGACTGTGCGAACAACCATGTGGATTTGGCCTTGATGGACCGAAAGAATGTTTGGTGCGACAACGCTGGTTCTGAAATGGAAGTCTGCGATTTGTTTTCAGAATCCCGACAGTTTATTCACGTCAAACGTCGTGCTCATGGATCAAGCGGATTAAGTCATCTGTTCGCCCAAGGACGCAACTCGGCTGAGGCATTCTTGAAAGATGAATCTTTTCGTGCAGGAGCAAAAGAGAAATTAAAGACAATTGCAACTAAGTTTGGGAAAAAGATTCCCCCAAAACGCCCATCGCCCGAAAAATTCGAAGTCGTTTATGTTGTAATGGGGAAAAAGAGGGGTAAATTCATCAATGAGCTTCCGTTCTTCAGCCAATTGACTTTGCACCTTGCTGCCAAAGATCTTCGCATCATGGGGTTTAAAGTTTCCTTCCAATTTGTGGAAGCACCGGAGTGA
- a CDS encoding DNA methyltransferase, whose amino-acid sequence MAKKKSGSSAKTSGTPKYQPMPDLSPDEFELLKSDIAENGLQYPIVQDEEGITLDGHQRERALRELKIKNYPVQVIGGLNEEEKWQYALSVNVKRRHLTSAQKRDLIKQELKRTPDIANNWLAEIIGADVKTVQAVRRKLVSTLEIPELKKLRGKDGKHRSARYNQIIANTPKELEIARSVISDLPSENGRILDTISAQRRARRNVKSLARNISSVVKPSSTKDIRLYHCRFQDLEKQAKLKRNSVSLVLTDFPYNKEFLPQLSELSSFCNRVLKPGGLLVTYSGQYHLPEVLERSGEHLTYRWQMASIWSGDSNMIHPLQIASQWKPILIFSKGKWKKKKRWSDVSLVQEKDKSLHDWQQHETEVEMLVKYFSEPKELVCDCMAGSFTTAVACRRNGRKFVGCDVDAECVEIGHSRLEREK is encoded by the coding sequence ATGGCAAAGAAGAAATCCGGATCCAGTGCGAAGACCAGTGGCACTCCCAAATACCAGCCAATGCCTGACCTTTCTCCTGACGAATTCGAGCTTCTGAAATCTGATATTGCAGAGAACGGTCTCCAATACCCCATTGTTCAAGATGAAGAGGGCATCACGCTCGACGGTCACCAACGTGAGCGAGCCTTGAGAGAACTGAAAATCAAGAATTACCCAGTTCAAGTCATAGGGGGCCTAAACGAGGAAGAGAAATGGCAATACGCACTGAGCGTCAATGTTAAGCGTAGGCACCTCACATCAGCCCAAAAACGTGATTTGATTAAACAGGAACTCAAACGCACGCCCGACATTGCCAATAATTGGCTGGCGGAAATTATTGGAGCCGACGTAAAAACAGTTCAAGCAGTTCGCCGAAAATTGGTCTCAACTTTGGAAATTCCAGAGTTGAAAAAGCTGAGAGGCAAGGACGGAAAACATCGCAGTGCACGATACAATCAGATCATTGCTAATACCCCAAAGGAACTGGAAATTGCACGATCAGTGATTTCTGATTTGCCGTCTGAGAATGGAAGAATTCTCGACACGATCTCGGCACAAAGACGTGCCAGACGAAACGTTAAGTCACTCGCCCGGAACATTAGCAGCGTCGTTAAGCCATCATCTACTAAGGACATTCGCCTGTATCATTGCCGGTTTCAGGATCTTGAGAAACAGGCAAAATTAAAGAGAAATAGTGTTTCACTTGTATTAACAGATTTTCCGTACAATAAAGAATTCTTGCCGCAACTATCCGAACTGAGCAGTTTTTGTAATCGAGTGTTAAAACCCGGCGGCCTGCTAGTTACTTATAGTGGCCAGTATCATCTTCCCGAGGTGCTGGAGCGTTCAGGGGAACACCTTACATACCGTTGGCAGATGGCCTCAATCTGGAGTGGCGATTCAAACATGATTCATCCATTGCAGATTGCTTCCCAATGGAAGCCAATTCTCATTTTCTCAAAAGGAAAATGGAAGAAAAAGAAACGTTGGTCTGATGTTTCACTGGTTCAAGAGAAAGACAAATCTTTGCATGACTGGCAGCAACATGAAACTGAGGTCGAGATGCTTGTAAAATATTTCTCAGAACCTAAAGAGCTTGTTTGTGACTGTATGGCTGGCAGTTTTACGACAGCAGTGGCTTGTCGTAGAAATGGCAGAAAGTTCGTTGGGTGCGATGTTGATGCTGAGTGTGTTGAGATTGGTCATTCGAGGTTGGAAAGGGAGAAGTAG
- a CDS encoding DNA methyltransferase, whose amino-acid sequence MTKNGNDQTPRFAPRNPKRHGSEHPIHINWFPYYAGYNSGFVFDSLKSLAIEMGDSILDPWNGSGTTTTTAYRMGATTIGCDINPVMVIAAKSALLDPGTAPSLLPLSEELLNVARTLSLELKNDPLSEWYSPSSAYHIRRIHHAIWKVLVESDSMPTCRADHISGLSTLAAFFITALFRVTRSFLSPFLGSNPTWIRSPKTPQNRVRPSEQIVFHRFQKEIQAMSLRLSDAFNRGLKKPIHGSGPTITVAPSQSLPVKNSSIKAVVTSPPYLTRIDYAVATKPELATLEMSLSKDFAKLRKSMLGAPAIRAASPPPQAYGESCERFMQAVANHPSKGSINYYHKLFRQYFSDMHKSLGEISRVLVTNGNCVLVVQDSYYKEIHADLAQFVTDIADIHGLTLMGRNDFEWNRNMVRVNSRSRRYRTSDIAVESALWFSKL is encoded by the coding sequence ATGACCAAGAATGGTAACGATCAAACGCCACGCTTTGCTCCTCGCAATCCTAAGCGACACGGTTCGGAACACCCGATTCATATCAATTGGTTTCCATACTATGCAGGTTACAATTCTGGGTTCGTATTCGATTCACTAAAATCACTTGCCATTGAAATGGGCGATTCCATTCTCGATCCTTGGAACGGTAGTGGGACAACAACAACAACTGCTTATCGAATGGGAGCGACGACCATTGGTTGTGACATCAACCCAGTTATGGTGATTGCAGCTAAAAGTGCACTCCTTGATCCCGGAACGGCACCAAGCCTTCTTCCACTTTCAGAGGAATTGCTGAATGTAGCACGCACACTATCACTCGAGCTCAAGAACGACCCATTGAGTGAGTGGTACTCCCCCTCTAGTGCATATCATATCCGCCGCATTCATCATGCAATTTGGAAGGTCTTAGTGGAATCTGATTCAATGCCCACATGTCGAGCTGATCATATTTCAGGGCTTTCGACCCTTGCTGCATTTTTCATTACCGCTTTGTTCCGCGTTACCCGTTCATTTCTTTCACCATTTCTTGGTTCCAACCCGACGTGGATTCGCTCACCCAAAACACCTCAAAATCGAGTCCGTCCTTCAGAACAGATTGTTTTTCACAGGTTTCAAAAAGAAATTCAAGCGATGTCTTTGAGGCTTTCCGACGCATTTAACAGAGGTCTAAAAAAGCCCATACACGGCTCTGGACCAACAATTACTGTTGCACCCTCACAATCTTTACCCGTGAAAAACTCTTCAATCAAGGCTGTTGTTACATCCCCACCATACCTTACTCGCATCGACTATGCGGTTGCGACTAAGCCAGAGCTCGCCACATTGGAAATGTCTCTCTCAAAAGACTTTGCCAAACTCAGAAAATCGATGTTGGGTGCTCCAGCAATACGGGCGGCTTCTCCTCCACCGCAAGCGTATGGTGAATCTTGCGAGCGATTCATGCAAGCTGTAGCAAACCATCCGTCGAAAGGGTCTATCAATTACTACCATAAGCTGTTTAGGCAGTATTTTTCCGATATGCATAAATCGCTTGGAGAGATTTCACGTGTGCTAGTCACAAATGGAAATTGTGTCTTGGTGGTACAGGATTCGTATTACAAGGAAATTCATGCTGACCTTGCTCAGTTCGTAACAGACATCGCCGATATACACGGGCTCACCCTTATGGGGCGGAATGACTTTGAATGGAACCGAAACATGGTGCGTGTGAACAGCCGATCCCGGCGATATAGAACTTCAGACATCGCAGTCGAATCTGCACTTTGGTTTAGCAAATTATAG
- a CDS encoding DUF262 domain-containing protein, which produces MDHAALIQAADEQVAKVRTQGKDYSFNELLSMYEDEELIIAPEYQRLFRWTEVQASRFIESVILELPLPPIFVIEITDGKYELIDGLQRISSYFYFRGKLDAEHRAITPGVVLTLDGCDIVKGLDGFTYETLPRALEIKLKRHTIRVEVIRKESESRIRYHMFKRLNKGGSVLSEQEIRNCTIRLLDDTVNQFLIDCTGNIDFVKTISPVNQQRMVERYDQELVLRFFAFKNWRDHYVHEVAEYLTEYMEAVADSSVTEVTLDYNVERGIFEKTFRILNASMAEDAFAIVDKRGRTLPFGVYHFEAFSLGLQPHLDALDPDNAEQMEQLSKCIWEIKRDDAFREITTGGGKNFLNRLTERIDFVSNRLGAEKWT; this is translated from the coding sequence ATGGATCACGCTGCACTCATTCAGGCAGCAGACGAACAGGTTGCGAAAGTTCGGACGCAGGGAAAGGATTATTCCTTCAATGAATTGCTCAGTATGTACGAGGATGAGGAATTGATTATTGCACCTGAGTACCAGCGACTGTTCCGTTGGACTGAGGTGCAGGCATCTCGTTTTATCGAATCCGTGATTCTGGAACTTCCATTACCACCAATTTTCGTTATTGAAATCACTGATGGGAAATACGAGTTAATCGATGGACTTCAGCGAATTTCCTCATACTTCTATTTCAGAGGCAAGTTGGACGCAGAACATCGAGCAATTACTCCCGGCGTTGTGCTCACTCTTGACGGATGTGACATTGTAAAAGGACTTGACGGGTTTACTTACGAGACTTTACCGAGGGCTTTAGAAATAAAACTAAAGCGTCATACGATTAGAGTAGAAGTCATCAGAAAAGAAAGCGAAAGTCGAATTCGCTATCACATGTTCAAGAGGCTTAACAAAGGAGGCTCCGTACTTTCGGAACAGGAAATTCGAAACTGCACAATTCGACTTCTCGATGACACGGTCAACCAGTTTCTCATTGATTGCACAGGAAATATCGACTTCGTAAAAACCATATCTCCAGTTAATCAACAGCGTATGGTGGAGCGATATGATCAAGAACTCGTCTTGAGGTTCTTCGCCTTCAAGAATTGGAGGGACCATTACGTACACGAGGTGGCTGAGTATCTCACCGAATATATGGAAGCAGTGGCCGATTCCTCAGTCACAGAGGTTACTCTGGACTACAACGTTGAGCGTGGCATATTTGAAAAAACATTCCGCATCCTCAATGCATCGATGGCTGAAGATGCATTTGCAATTGTAGACAAGCGTGGAAGAACACTACCGTTTGGAGTATATCATTTTGAAGCATTTTCATTAGGGTTACAACCGCATCTTGATGCACTCGATCCCGATAACGCAGAACAAATGGAGCAACTTTCTAAGTGTATTTGGGAAATTAAACGTGACGATGCATTTCGAGAAATTACAACAGGAGGAGGGAAAAACTTCCTTAATAGACTAACAGAGCGAATCGACTTTGTTTCGAATCGCCTAGGAGCAGAGAAATGGACGTAG
- a CDS encoding MAE_28990/MAE_18760 family HEPN-like nuclease: MDVAEVRAELEEEMSRRLNEIRFFRNQLSELDSKEEKERYCQCLVVMLYAHFEGFWKAAFSIYLKAINQEQIMCKNAVEQLVAASMNDLFTSLSDPHRKCTFFRNPAPDDTKLHRFARHSEFVARLDDALSTIVSIPIDDVVDTESNLKPVVVRKNLFRLGFSHEEFKSEEGTINELLRRRNDIAHGSSRIGVPVDSYSNLESSVVGVMRRIVILIFESLRERRFEKQVDSTPSEVGTEFI, translated from the coding sequence ATGGACGTAGCAGAAGTGAGGGCCGAGCTTGAGGAGGAGATGAGCCGTCGCCTTAATGAGATTCGCTTTTTTCGCAATCAGTTGAGTGAACTTGATAGTAAAGAAGAGAAAGAACGCTATTGCCAGTGCCTAGTTGTAATGCTCTATGCTCACTTTGAAGGTTTCTGGAAGGCAGCGTTTAGTATTTATCTAAAGGCAATCAATCAGGAACAAATAATGTGTAAAAATGCTGTCGAACAACTCGTTGCAGCCAGCATGAATGATCTGTTTACATCGTTATCTGATCCGCACAGGAAATGCACTTTCTTTCGGAATCCCGCACCTGATGACACAAAATTACACCGATTTGCACGGCATTCGGAGTTTGTGGCTAGGCTCGACGATGCGTTGTCGACGATTGTGTCAATCCCAATTGATGATGTTGTTGACACAGAATCGAACCTCAAACCCGTCGTAGTGAGAAAGAATCTGTTTCGGCTTGGATTCTCACACGAAGAATTCAAATCAGAGGAAGGAACCATAAACGAGTTATTGCGTCGGCGGAATGACATTGCACATGGAAGTTCAAGAATAGGAGTTCCTGTGGACTCGTATTCTAATCTTGAGTCCTCAGTTGTAGGTGTTATGAGGCGTATCGTCATACTAATTTTTGAGTCGCTCCGTGAACGTCGATTTGAAAAGCAGGTGGATTCCACGCCATCAGAAGTGGGAACGGAATTCATCTAA